The Bacteroidota bacterium genome has a window encoding:
- a CDS encoding site-specific integrase: protein MKRPEIRLKNHIHREKAIVVFNFDFDNTINEKVKSIEGVHWSQSERFWYIPKKEFSISKIFDTLKSVGSLDYSALNKPIQQNNKTKLSRFVKEKTAAKIPAKYHDLLDQKRYAKNTKAIYINYFSDFARYFSGRNLASISKEEINQYILKLIREKKISTSQQNQRINAIKFYYEKVLGREKQYFDIERPRKYNALPNILSLDEIKQMIDCTVNIKHKCIISLLYSGGLRRSELINLEIQDILSSQMKIKIRNSKSNKDRYVGLSTHLLGLLREYYKTHHPKKWLFEGQTGNKYSPESVLRVVKNSANKSGINRNITPHMLRHSFATHHLENGTDLRYIQEFLGHSSSKTTEIYTHVANTDISRFINPLDTMYEHKK, encoded by the coding sequence CGCGAAAAAGCGATAGTAGTTTTTAATTTCGATTTCGACAACACAATAAATGAAAAAGTAAAATCAATAGAAGGAGTTCATTGGAGCCAAAGTGAGAGGTTTTGGTATATACCGAAAAAAGAATTCAGTATTAGTAAGATTTTCGACACACTGAAATCTGTTGGCTCGCTTGATTATTCAGCACTTAACAAGCCAATTCAGCAAAATAATAAAACTAAACTTTCTCGTTTTGTAAAAGAAAAAACTGCTGCCAAAATCCCTGCTAAATACCATGATTTATTAGACCAGAAAAGATACGCCAAAAACACAAAAGCAATTTATATAAACTACTTTTCCGATTTTGCAAGATATTTCTCCGGCAGAAATTTAGCTTCAATTTCAAAAGAAGAAATCAACCAATATATTTTAAAACTTATTCGAGAAAAAAAAATCTCGACAAGCCAACAGAACCAGCGGATAAATGCGATTAAGTTTTATTATGAGAAGGTACTGGGCAGAGAAAAACAATATTTTGATATTGAGAGACCTCGAAAATACAATGCTTTACCTAACATATTATCATTGGACGAAATCAAACAAATGATTGACTGTACTGTGAATATCAAACATAAATGCATTATAAGCTTGCTATACTCAGGAGGACTTAGAAGAAGTGAGTTGATTAATCTGGAAATACAAGATATTTTATCAAGTCAAATGAAAATCAAGATCAGAAACAGTAAGTCCAATAAAGACCGTTATGTAGGGCTTTCCACACATTTATTAGGATTGTTGAGAGAATATTACAAAACTCACCATCCAAAGAAATGGTTGTTTGAAGGGCAAACTGGCAACAAATATAGCCCGGAAAGTGTTCTTCGTGTTGTAAAGAATTCAGCAAATAAATCAGGAATAAATAGAAATATAACACCGCATATGCTAAGACATTCTTTTGCCACTCACCATTTAGAAAATGGTACAGACTTACGATATATTCAGGAATTTCTTGGACATAGCAGTTCAAAAACTACCGAAATTTATACTCACGTAGCAAACACAGATATTAGCCGATTTATTAACCCTTTAGATACAATGTATGAACATAAGAAATAA